The genome window ACGTCAGGACTGGCTCTTCTGCCAGCGGTGCGCGTCTCTTCTGACGAGCCTAACAAGGCTACTGACGAGCACACTTATTTTTTAACAGGCGATCAACAGATCGACTGCGCCCACCGATGAGCTTCCGAGGCCCGCAAACGGCCAAGACCGGACTCCCGGGCAACATTTCCATGCCGAAATCTGATTGAAATTAACGTCAGTGAATGTTCGGCAGATACACTTCCTGACAGCCCAAGCAGACGACAGTTGATCGAGCCGCACAATTTGCGCGCCCGAGCACTTCACGGGCCTCATTGACACGCAGTGATGACGAGAACGCCATGGCCGGGCTAATTCCCCAGAGCTTTATTGACGACCTTCTGAACCGCACCGACATCGTCGATGTTGTCAGCTCGCGCGTGCAAATGAAGAAGGCTGGCAAGAACTACACCGCCTGCTGCCCGTTTCACAAAGAAAAAACCCCGTCGTTCAGCGTCAGCCCCGACAAGCAGTTCTACTACTGTTTCGGCTGCGGCGCGGGCGGCAATGCCCTCGGCTTCATCATGGACCACGACAACCTGGACTTCCCCCAGGCTGTCGAGGAACTGGCGAAAGCCGCCGGCATGGAGATCCCTCGCGAAGAAAGCGGTCGCCCGCACAAACCGCGACAACCCACCGACTCGCCGCTGTACCCGCTGCTGACGGCCGCTGCCGACTTCTATCGTCAGGCGCTTAAAAGCCATCCGCAGCGTAAGGCTGCCGTCGATTACCTCAAGGGCCGCGGCCTCACGGGCGAGATCGCCAGGGACTTCGGCCTCGGCTTCGCCCCGCCTGGCTGGGACAACCTGTACAAGCACCTGAGCAGTGACACGCTGCAACAGAAGGCGATGATCGACGCCGGCCTGCTGGTGGAAAACGCCGAGACGGGCAAGCGCTACGACCGGTTCCGCGACCGCGTGATGTTCCCGATCCGCGACAGCCGTGGCCGGATCATCGCTTTCGGCGGCCGAGTGCTGGGGGACGATAAACCCAAGTACCTGAACTCCCCGGAAACCCCGGTATTTCATAAAGGCCAGGAACTCTACGGCCTGTTCGAGGCGCGCAAAAACAATCGCAACCTCGATGAAATCATCGTGGTGGAAGGCTACATGGACGTGATTGCCCTCGCCCAGCAGGGCCTGCGCAATGCCGTCGCCACGCTGGGGACCGCCACCAGCGAAGAACACATGAAACGCCTGTTTCGCGTGGTGCCCAGCGTATTGTTCTGCTTCGACGGTGACCAGGCTGGCCGTAACGCCGCCTGGCGCGCACTCGAAGCCACGCTGTCGAGCCTGCAGGATGGGCGCCGTGCGCGCTTTTTGTTTCTGCCGGAAGGCGAAGACCCGGACACCCTGGTGCGCTCCGAAGGCACCGACGCTTTCCGCGCGCGCATTAATCAGCATGCGCAGCCCCTGG of Pseudomonas fluorescens contains these proteins:
- the dnaG gene encoding DNA primase, producing MAGLIPQSFIDDLLNRTDIVDVVSSRVQMKKAGKNYTACCPFHKEKTPSFSVSPDKQFYYCFGCGAGGNALGFIMDHDNLDFPQAVEELAKAAGMEIPREESGRPHKPRQPTDSPLYPLLTAAADFYRQALKSHPQRKAAVDYLKGRGLTGEIARDFGLGFAPPGWDNLYKHLSSDTLQQKAMIDAGLLVENAETGKRYDRFRDRVMFPIRDSRGRIIAFGGRVLGDDKPKYLNSPETPVFHKGQELYGLFEARKNNRNLDEIIVVEGYMDVIALAQQGLRNAVATLGTATSEEHMKRLFRVVPSVLFCFDGDQAGRNAAWRALEATLSSLQDGRRARFLFLPEGEDPDTLVRSEGTDAFRARINQHAQPLADYFFQQLTEEADPRSLEGKAHMATLAAPLIDKVPGANLKSLMRMRLLEITGLSGEAVSQLVHNAPQDAPPAYDPGMDYDAMPDYSDFHQPQEAYAPQQEWTPKKPGAGGKKWDKKPWSKNGKRGDRDEPYAPRTPVAVEAPTLIALRTLIHHPQLAERVESAEHFANESNTYAQVLIALIEAVQKNPKLNSIQLMARWHGTEQGRLLKALAEKEWLIDGDNLEQQFLDTITRLSAGQHTQTLDELIKRARQPGLSAEEQIQIAKQMRDLLKQNVSASNPTSAGV